From Vitis vinifera cultivar Pinot Noir 40024 chromosome 14, ASM3070453v1, a single genomic window includes:
- the LOC100246921 gene encoding disease resistance protein At4g27190 — translation MTEIIIAVAAKVSEYLVAPIGRQLSYLFCYRSYTDELHNKVQKLGKARDDVLVTVDEATRRGDQIRPIVQEWLNRVDEITGEAEELKKDENKSCFNGWCPNLKSRYLLSREADKKAQVIVEVQENRNFPDGVSYRVPPRCVTFKEYESFESRASTLNKIMDALRDDKMKMIGVWGMGGVGKTTLVKQLAEQAKQEKLFTTEVYIQVSWTREPEKIQQGISDIQQKIADMLGLEFKGKDESTRAAELKQRLQKEKILIILDDIWKEVSLEEVGIPSKDDQKGCKIVMASRNEDLLHKDMGAKECFPLQHLPEEEAWHLFKKTAGDSVEGDQLRPIAIEVVNECGGLPIAIVTIAKALKDESVAVWKNALDELRSSAPTNIRGVEEKVYTCLEWSYNHLKGDEVKSLFLLCGWLSYADISMHQLLQYAMGLDLFDHLKSLEQARNKLVALVRTLKASSLLLDGEDHRYHFGGEASRLLFMDADNKSVRMHDVVRDVARNIASKDPHPFVVRQDVPLEEWPETDESKYISLSCNDVHELPHRLVCPKLQFFLLQNNSPSLKIPNTFFEGMNLLKVLALSKMHFTTLPSTLHSLPNLRTLRLDRCKLGDIALIGELKKLQVLSMVGSHIQQLPSEMGQLTNLRLLDLNDCKQLEVIPRNILSSLSRLECLCMKFSFTQWAAEGVSDGESNVCLSELNHLRHLTTIEIEVPAVELLPKEDMFFENLTRYAISVGSIDKWKNSYKTSKTLELERVDRSLLSRDGIGKLLKKTEELQLSNLEEACRGPIPLRSLDNLKTLYVEKCHGLKFLFLLSTARGLSQLEEMTINDCNAMQQIIACEGEFEIKEVDHVGTDLQLLPKLRFLALRNLPELMNFDYFGSNLETTSQGMCSQGNLDIQLPFFSYQVSFPHNLEVLVLKSLPKLIDIDVGNFSKLKILRLEELHGCLLLKASFLESRASTLNKIMDALRDDNINLIGVWGMAGVGKTTLLKQVAQQAKQQRLFTTQAYMDVSWTRDSDKRQEGIAELQLEIENAFDLSLCEEDESKKANELKEELMVEGKILIILDDIWREVDLEKVGIPCKGDETQCKIVLASRDGDLLCKNMGAQICFPVEHLPPEEAWSLFKKTAGDSVEENLELRPIAIQVVEECEGLPIAIVTSQGIKR, via the exons ATGACAGAGATCATTATTGCCGTTGCTGCAAAAGTTTCAGAGTACTTGGTTGCTCCAATTGGACGCCAGCTTAGTTATCTGTTTTGCTATCGGAGCTATACTGATGAACTCCACAACAAAGTTCAGAAGCTGGGGAAGGCGAGGGATGACGTGCTAGTAACTGTTGATGAAGCTACGAGACGAGGGGACCAAATCAGACCTATTGTTCAGGAGTGGCTCAATCGGGTAGATGAGATTACAGGGGAGGCAGAGGAATTGAAGAAGGATGAAAATAAGAGCTGTTTCAATGGGTGGTGTCCTAATCTCAAGTCACGGTACCTGCTAAGCAGGGAAGCGGACAAGAAGGCGCAGGTTATTGTTGAAGTCCAAGAAAACCGCAATTTCCCCGATGGCGTATCATATCGTGTCCCTCCACGGTGTGTAACGTTTAAAGAATATGAATCTTTTGAGTCAAGAGCCTCGACTTTGAACAAAATTATGGATGCATTAAGAGATGATAAGATGAAGATGATTGGGGTATGGGGGATGGGCGGCGTGGGCAAAACCACACTGGTGAAACAATTAGCTGAACAAGCTAAGCAAGAGAAGCTGTTCACCACAGAAGTCTATATACAGGTATCTTGGACTCGAGAACCAGAAAAAATTCAACAAGGAATTTCGgatattcaacaaaaaattgcAGACATGTTAGGCTTGGAATTTAAGGGGAAGGATGAATCCACAAGAGCAGCTGAACTAAAGCAGAGACTGCAGAAAGAGAAGATCCTTATCATCTTAGATGACATTTGGAAGGAAGTTAGTTTGGAGGAAGTTGGAATTCCTTCTAAAGATGACCAGAAAGGATGCAAAATAGTGATGGCATCTAGAAATGAAGACCTATTACACAAAGACATGGGCGCAAAAGAATGTTTTCCACTTCAACATTTaccagaagaagaagcttgGCATTTATTTAAGAAGACAGCAGGTGATTCCGTGGAGGGGGACCAACTGCGACCCATAGCAATTGAGGTAGTTAACGAATGTGGGGGTCTACCAATTGCAATTGTAACAATTGCAAAGGCATTAAAAGATGAAAGCGTAGCTGTATGGAAGAATGCCTTGGACGAACTGAGGAGTTCTGCGCCAACAAACATCAGAGGAGTGGAGGAAAAGGTATACACATGTCTGGAGTGGAGTTACAACCATTTGAAGGGTGATGAAGTCAAGTCATTGTTCTTACTTTGTGGTTGGTTGAGCTATGCCGATATTTCAATGCATCAATTGTTACAGTATGCTATGGGTTTGGATTTGTTTGACCACCTCAAGTCATTGGAGCAAGCAAGAAATAAACTAGTTGCATTGGTGAGAACCCTCAAAGCCTCAAGCTTGTTACTGGACGGTGAAGATCATAGATACCATTTTGGAGGTGAAGCCTCAAGGTTGCTTTTCATGGATGCTGATAACAAGTCTGTCAGGATGCATGATGTTGTTCGTGATGTTGCCAGAAATATTGCATCCAAGGATCCTCATCCATTTGTAGTTAGACAAGATGTTCCATTGGAAGAATGGCCAGAGACTGATGAATCCAAATACATCTCTTTAAGTTGCAATGATGTGCATGAGCTTCCTCACCGGTTGGTATGTCcgaaacttcaattttttctgTTGCAGAACAACAGTCCTTCCTTGAAAATCCCAAACACATTTTTTGAAGGGATGAACCTACTCAAAGTTTTAGCCTTGTCTAAAATGCATTTCACAACACTACCTTCAACGCTTCATTCCCTTCCAAATCTTCGAACATTACGTCTAGACAGGTGCAAGTTGGGAGACATAGCTCTAATTGGAGAGCTAAAGAAACTACAAGTTCTTAGCATGGTGGGTTCCCATATCCAACAACTTCCTAGTGAAATGGGGCAGTTGACGAATCTAAGGTTGTTGGATTTGAATGATTGTAAGCAGCTTGAAGTAATTCCACGAAATATCTTATCAAGCCTGTCTCGATTAGAATGTTTGTGCATGAAATTCAGCTTTACTCAATGGGCAGCTGAAGGAGTTAGTGATGGAGAAAGCAATGTTTGTTTATCGGAGCTGAATCATTTGCGCCATTTGACAACTATAGAGATAGAAGTACCAGCTGTCGAGTTGCTACCAAAAGAAGACATGTTCTTTGAGAACTTAACAAGATATGCAATATCTGTAGGCAGTATTGATAAGTGGAAAAACTcctataaaacatcaaaaacatTAGAGCTGGAACGGGTTGATAGAAGCTTACTTTCGAGGGATGGAATTGGAAAGTTGTTGAAGAAAACTGAAGAACTACAGTTGAGTAATTTGGAAGAAGCATGTCGTGGCCCAATTCCCCTAAGGTCTTTGGATAACTTAAAAACTTTATATGTGGAGAAATGTCATGGATTGAAATTTCTCTTCTTACTTTCCACAGCTAGAGGCCTTTCCCAACTAGAAGAAATGACAATAAATGATTGCAATGCCATGCAACAAATAATCGCATGTGAAGGGGAGTTCGAAATAAAAGAAGTTGATCATGTTGGGACCGACTTGCAACTGCTCCCTAAATTACGATTTTTGGCACTTAGGAATCTACCAGAGCTCATGAATTTTGACTACTTCGGCTCTAATTTGGAAACGACATCGCAAGGAATGTGTTCCCAAGGCAATCTTGATATCCAATTGCCATTTTTCAGTTATCAG GTTTCATTCCCTCATAATTTGGAGGTCTTGGTTTTAAAAAGTCTTCCCAAGTTGATAGACATAGATGTTGGGAATTTCTCAAAGTTAAAAATTCTAAGATTAGAGGAACTACATGGATGTCTTTTGTTGAAG GCTTCATTCCTTGAATCAAGAGCCTCCACTTTGAACAAAATTATGGATGCCTTAAGAGACGACAATATCAACTTGATTGGAGTATGGGGCATGGCCGGTGTGGGCAAAACAACACTGTTGAAACAAGTGGCTCAACAAGCTAAGCAACAGCGGTTGTTCACCACACAAGCCTATATGGATGTATCCTGGACTCGAGACTCGGATAAACGTCAAGAAGGAATTGCGGAACTTCAACTAGAAATTGAGAACGCGTTCGACTTGTCACTTTGCGAGGAGGATGAATCCAAAAAAGCGAATGAACTGAAGGAGGAACTGATGGTAGAAGGGAAGATCCTTATTATCTTGGATGATATTTGGAGGGAAGTTGATTTGGAGAAAGTAGGAATTCCGTGTAAAGGTGATGAAACACAATGCAAAATAGTGTTGGCTTCGAGAGATGGAGACCTATTATGCAAAAACATGGGCGCACAAATATGTTTTCCAGTGGAACATTTACCACCAGAAGAAGCTTGGAGTCTTTTTAAGAAGACAGCAGGTGATTCCGTGGAGGAGAATCTTGAACTGCGACCCATAGCCATTCAAGTAGTTGAAGAATGTGAGGGTCTACCAATTGCAATTGTAACAAGCCAAGGCATTAAAAGATGA